The sequence GGCTCGACCTGCGCCACGACGTAGGTGCGGCTGCCGATCTCGTGCTGGGTCGTCCGGTCGTCCCTCAACTCCACGCGGGCCACGTTACCGCGCAGGCTGCTGACCGGTCGCGGCAGCGCTCTGCCAGACTTCCGCCCCGTGACTGACAAGACTGCGACCGCGACTCCACGGTCCACCGGCATCGACGGCTTCTTCCGCATCACCGAGCGGGGCTCCTCCGTGGCCCGCGAGGTCCGCGGTGGGATCGTCACGTTCCTGACGATGGCCTACATCATCGTCCTCAACCCGATCATCCTGCTCCAGGGCGAGGACATCAACGGGGAGCTCCTCGGGACGTTCCCGCAGATCGCCGCCGCAACCGCGCTGGCGGCCGGGGTGCTGACGATCCTGATGGGGGTGGTCGCCAACTATCCGCTGGCCCTGGCCACCGGCCTGGGCCTGAACGCCTTCGTCACCTTCTCGGTGGCGAGCCAGATGACGTGGGCCGACGCGATGGGGCTCGTGGTGATCGAAGGCGTGGTCATCCTGCTGCTGGTCCTCACCGGGTTCCGCGAGGCGGTCTTCCACGCGGTGCCGGCGCAGCTCAAGATCGCGATCTCGGTCGGCATCGGTCTGTTCATCGCGCTGATCGGTCTGGTCGACGCCGGGTTCGTGCGCCGTACGGGCGCTGGTCCGGTGCCGGTGGAGATGGGTATCGGTGGTCAGCTCGCAGGCTGGCCTGTCCTGGTGTTCGCCCTCGGGCTCGTGCTCGTCATCGCCCTCTACGTGCGCCAGGTCAAGGGCGCGATCCTGATCTCGATCCTCGTCACCACGGTGGTCGCCGTCGTCGTGGAGAAGGTCGCCCAGGTCGGCCCCACGTTCGCCGAGGACGGCGAGGTCAACCCGAAGGGCTGGAACCTCAACGTCCCGGCGCTGCCCGACAAGGTCTTCGACCTGCCCGACTTCGGGCTCCTCGGCAACTTCAGCCTGCTGGGCTCCTGGGAGAACGCCGGGATCGTCACCGTGGTGCTGCTGGTCTTCACGCTGCTCCTGGCCGACTTCTTCGACACGATGGGCACGATGACGGCCATCGGCGCCGAGGCCGGCCTGCTCGACGAGGAGGGCAACCCGCCCAACACCAAGCGCATCCTGATCGTCGACTCCCTCGCGGCCGCTGCGGGCGGCGCTGCAGCCGTGTCCAGCAACACCTCCTACATCGAGAGCGCCTCGGGTGTGGGCGAGGGGGCGCGGACGGGCCTCGCCTCCGTGGTCACCGGTGTCCTCTTCCTGCTGGCCACCCTGCTCGCCCCCCTCGTGGTCGTGATCCCCAACGAGGCAGCGGTGCCTGCGCTCGTGCTCGTCGGCTTCTTGATGATGCAGCAGGTGCGGGGCATCGACTGGGACGACCTCGAGATCGCCATCCCTGCGTTCCTGACGATCGTGCTGATGCCCTTCACCTACTCCATCTCCGCGGGGATCGGCGCCGGCTTCCTCGCCTTCGTCCTGATCAAGGTCGTCCGAGGCAAGGCGCGCGAGGTGCACGCCCTGATGTGGGTCGTGGCCGCGATGTTCGTCCTCTACTTCGCGATCAGCCCGATCTCGGCCCTGCTCGACCGCTGATCGCGCGGGAGGTCGCCGTCGGTGGCGTTTTGACCGCCCGTAGACCCCCCGGTAGATTGTCTCCTTGTGTCTGGCCCGCCCTCTGGCCTGCCCAGAACCTAGTCAGGCACTCACCTCCTGCGCACGCGCAGCCGGGCACCACCGCTCTCGAGCGGCAGTTCCCGAAACTCACCGCCTCGACAGGTCGTCGTTGCGAGATAGATGAGAAAGAAAGGGAACCACTCGGTGCCCACCATTCAGCAACTGGTCCGCAAGGGCCGCCAGGACAAGGTGTCCAAGAGCAAGACGCCTGCCCTGAAGGGATCCCCGCAGCGCCGTGGCGTCTGCACCCGCGTCTACACGACCACCCCGAAGAAGCCCAACTCCGCCCTCCGCAAGGTCGCCCGCGTGCGTCTGAGCTCCGGCGTCGAGGTCACGGCCTACATCCCGGGCGTCGGTCACAACCTGCAGGAGCACTCGATCGTGCTTGTGCGCGGCGGCCGTGTGAAGGACCTTCCCGGTGTCCGCTACAAGATCATCCGCGGCACGCTTGACACCCAGGGTGTCAAGAACCGCAAGCAGGCCCGCAGCCTCTACGGCGCGAAGAAGGAGAAGTAATGCCTCGCAAGGGTCCCGCTCCCAAGCGCCCCCTCGTCGTCGACCCGGTCTACGGCTCGCAGGTCGTCACCCAGCTCGTCAGCAAGGTCCTCCAGGACGGCAAGAAGGCCGTTGCCCAGCGCATCGTCTACACCGCGCTCGAGGGCTGCCGCGAGAAGACCGGCAGCGACCCGGTCGTCACGCTCAAGCGTGCGCTCGACAACGTCAAGCCGGCCCTCGAGGTCAAGTCCCGCCGCGTCGGCGGGGCGACCTACCAGGTCCCGGTCGAGGTCAAGGCCAACCGTCAGACCACGCTGGCCCTGCGCTGGCTCGTGGGCTACGCGGCCGACCGTCGTGAGAAGACGATGGCCGAGCGCCTCATGAACGAGATCCTCGACGCTTCCAACGGCCTCGGTGCCGCAGTGAAGAAGCGCGAGGACACGCACAAGATGGCCGAGTCCAACAAGGCCTTCGCCCACTACCGCTGGTGATGATCACGGCGTACGGCGCAGCAGCTGCTCCGCCGTACGCCGTGACCCACTGCACGCCCCACCAACTCGCAAGGGACTGAGAAACTACGTGGCCGTCGAAATCACCACCGACCTCAACAAGGTCCGCAACATCGGCATCATGGCGCACATCGACGCCGGCAAGACCACCACCACCGAGCGCATCCTGTTCTACACCGGCATCAGCTACAAGATCGGTGAGGTCCACGACGGTGCGGCCACGATGGACTGGATGGAGCAGGAGCAGGAGCGTGGCATCACCATCACCTCCGCTGCGACCACCTGCTGGTGGAAGAACCACCAGATCAACATCATCGACACCCCGGGCCACGTCGACTTCACGGTCGAGGTCGAGCGCTCGCTGCGCGTCCTCGACGGCGCAGTCGCGGTCTTCGACGGTGTCGCCGGCGTCGAGCCGCAGACGATGACGGTGTGGCGCCAGGCCAACAAGTACTCCGTGCCCCGCATGTGCTTCGTCAACAAGCTCGACCGCACCGGCGCCGACTTCTTCCGCTGCGTCGACATGATGGTCGAGCGCCTCAACTCCACCCCGCTGGTGCTGCAGCTCCCGATCGGCGCCGAGGGTGACTTCCTCGGGGTCGTCGACCTGGTCGGCATGCGTGCCCTGACCTGGCGTGGCGAGACCACGATGGGTGAGGACTACGAGGTCGAGGAGATCCCGGCCGACCTCGCCGAGCAGGCCGCGGAATACCGCGAGAAGCTGCTCGAGACCCTGGCCGAGGCCGACGACGAGATCATGGAGAAGTTCCTCGACGAGGGCGAGTTCACCGTCGAGGAGCTCGAGGCCGCGATCCGTCGCGCCACGCTCGCCGACAAGATCAACCCCGTCCTGTGCGGCACCGCGTTCAAGAACAAGGGCGTCCAGCCGCTGCTCGACGCGGTCGTGAAGTTCCTTCCCTCCCCGCTCGACATCGATGCCATCGTCGGGCACGCGCCCAACGACGAGGAGAAGGAGATCAAGCGTCTCCCCAGCGATGACGAGCCCTTCTGTGGCCTCGCCTACAAGATCGCCACCGACCCCCACCTCGGCAAGCTGATCTACGTCCGGGTCTACTCCGGCAAGCTCGAGGCCGGCTCGACCGTGGTCAACTCGGTCAACGGTCGCAAGGAGCGCGTCGGCAAGGTCTACCAGATGCACGCCAACAAGCGTGAGGAGATCGCCGCCGTCGGCGCCGGGCAGATCGTGGCCGTCATGGGGCTCAAGGACACCAAGACCGGTCACACCCTGTGCGACCCGCAGAACCAGGTCGTCCTCGAGTCGATGACGTTCCCGGCCCCGGTGATCGAGGTCGCGATCGAGCCGAAGACCAAGAGCGACCAGGAGAAGCTCGGCACCGCGATCCAGCGCCTCTCCGACGAGGACCCGACGTTCACCGTCAAGGCCGACGAAGAGACCGGCCAGACGATCATCGCCGGCATGGGTGAGCTCCACCTCGAGATCCTCGTCGACCGGATGAAGCGCGAGTTCCGGGTCGAGGCGACAGTCGGCAAGCCGCAGGTCGCCTACCGCGAGACCATCCGCAACACGGTCGAGAAGCACTCCTACACCCACAAGAAGCAGACCGGTGGGTCGGGTCAGTTCGCCAAGGTCGTCATCAACCTCGGTCCGAACATCGACCCCGAGACCGGTGTGGGCGCGGGCTACGAGTTCCAGAACAACGTCACCGGTGGTCGCGTGCCGAAGGAATACATCCCTTCGGTCGACCAGGGCGGCCAGGACGCCATGGAGTTCGGCGTCCTCGCCGGCTACCCGATGGTGGACGTGAAGTTCTCGCTGGAGGACGGCGCCTACCACGACGTCGACTCCTCCGAGCTCGCCTTCAAGATCGCCGGCAACCAGGCCTTCAAGGAGGCCGCCCGCCGGGCCAAGCCGGTGCTGCTCGAGCCGATGTTCGCCGTCGAGGTCACGACTCCCGAGAGCTTCCTCGGCACCGTGATCGGCGACATCAACTCGCGTCGCGGTCAGATCCAGGCTCAGGAGGAGCGTCACGGCGACATGGTCGTCAACGCCCTTGTGCCGCTGTCAGAGATGTTCGGGTACGTTGGCGACTTGAGGTCGAAGACCTCGGGACAGGCGTCGTACTCGATGGAGTTCGACTCGTACGCCGAGGTTCCCACGAACATCGCCGAGGAGATCGTCAAGAAGGTCCGCGGCGAATAGTCGCCACGGACCACCGGCACACGCACCACCCGTTTTTCACACCCACGAGTTCTAGTACCAATCCAACCAGGAGGAGCCCCAGTGGCTAAGGCGAAGTTCGAGCGGACCAAGCCGCACGTCAACATCGGAACCATCGGTCACATCGACCATGGCAAGACGACGTTGACCGCAGCAATCACCAAGGTGCTGCACGACGCGTACCCGAACCTCAACGAGGCGTCGGCGTTCGACCAGATCGACAAGGCGCCCGAAGAGCGTCAGCGCGGCATCACCATCTCGATCGCGCACGTCGAGTACCAGACCGAGTCGCGCCACTACGCGCACGTCGACTGCCCCGGTCACGCCGACTACATCAAGAACATGATCACCGGCGCTGCCCAGATGGACGGCGCGATCCTCGTGGTTGCCGCCACCGACGGTCCGATGCCGCAGACGCGTGAGCACGTGCTGCTCGCCCGCCAGGTCGGCGTGCCGGCCCTGGTCGTGGCGCTCAACAAGTGCGACATGGTCGACGACGAGGAGCTCATCGAGCTCGTCGAGATGGAGGTGCGTGAGCTCCTCTCCGAGTACGAGTTCGACGGCGACAACATCCCCGTCGTGCGCGTGGCTGCCTTCCCGGCGCTCCAGGGCGACGAGAAGTGGGGCAAGTCGGTCCTCGAGCTCATGGCCGCGGTGGACGAGTCCATCCCGACCCCGAGCGTGAGACCGAGAAGCCCTTCCTCATGCCCGTCGAGGACGTCTTCACGATCACCGGTCGTGGCACCGTCATCACCGGTCGCATCGAGCGCGGCATCGTCAAGGTCAACGAGGAGGTCGAGATCATCGGCATCCGCGAGACCAGCCAGAAGAGCACCGTCACCGGTGTCGAGATGTTCCGCAAGCTCCTCGACGAGGGCCAGGCCGGCGAGAACGTCGGCCTCCTGCTCCGTGGCACCAAGCGCGAGGACATCGAGCGCGGCATGGTCGTCATCAAGCCGGGCACCACGACCCTCACACCAACTTCGAGGCGTCGGTCTACATCCTCAGCAAGGACGAGGGCGGCCGTCACACGCCGTTCTTCAACAACTACCGTCCCCAGTTCTACTTCCGTACGACTGACGTGACCGGTGTTGTGACCCTGCCCGAGGGCACCGAGATGGTCATGCCGGGTGACAACACCGAGATGTCGGTCGAGCTCATCCAGCCCATCGCCATGGACGAGGGTCTGCGCTTCGCCATCCGCGAGGGTGGCCGCACCGTCGGCGCCGGCCGCGTCACCAAGATCACGAAGTGAGGACAGGCGGGTCGAGCTTGCTCGTACCCGCTCCGAGCTGAAGTGATCCCGGCGAGCGAAGCGAGTCCGTGATCACCAAGTGATCCCCGCTCGTCCCTGACGAGCAGCTGAACGGTCTACGAGGTCCCACTCCTTCGGGAGTGGGGCCTCGTGGCATCTCACGGGGACGGCGCTGGGACAATGGTCGGCGTGAACGACGCCCGCCCCGCCCGCCCGCACCACAAGCTCACCGACGACGGCCGGCGGGTGCGTGAGGTGCTCACCTACTCGCGCCGGGGCAGCAGGTTCACGCCCAAGCAGGCTGCAGGCTGGGCCGCCCACCAGGCCGACTGGGTGATACCGGACGAGGCAGTCGATCGGCCCGGCTTCCGGATCGCCGACGCGTGGGACCGTGAGGCCCCCTTGATCGTGGAGATCGGCTCCGGGGTCGGCGAGGCCACCGCCGCGCTCGCCGCCGCTCGACCGGATGCCAACATCCTGGCGTTCGAGGTCTGGCGGCCGGGGATCGCCGACTCGCTCTGGCGGGTCGCAGAGGCCGGAGCCGACAACGTGCGCTTCTGCGGCGTCGACGCGGTCTGGTCGCTCGAGCACCTGATCGAGCCCGGGAGCCTGAGCGAGCTCTGGACCTTCTTCCCGGACCCCTGGCACAAGACCAAGCACAACAAGCGACGGTTCGTGACCGCGACCAACGCCGCCATCGCAGCGTCACGGCTCGAGCACGGTGCCGTATGGCGCCTGGCCACCGACTGGGCCGACTACGCCAACCAGATGGTTGACGTGCTCGACGCGGAGCCGCTGCTCGAGGGGGGTCGGGTCGGTCGCTGGGACGACCGCCCAGTCACCAGGTTCGAGCGCAAGGGGCTCGAGAAGGGCCGGACGATCACCGACCTCGCCTACACACGCACCAGTCACTGACCCGGCGCGAAGCGCAGCCCCTGCTCCTCGAGCATCGCCTCGACCCGCAGCCGCGCCGCCTCCCGGTCCGGGCCGGCGGGCACGCCGCTGAGCATGTCCGGGAGTCCAAGCGCTTGGCAGGCCTGGACCAGGGTCTCGTCGTAGGCCGCGAGCACAGCGACCCGACGGACCTGGCTCGTCCCGGGCGCGATGCGCTCGGTGGCGGCACGCAGACGCCGCAGGTCGGCGGCGACCCGCTCGATCGGGGGGCCGACCGGCGCGGGCGGGGAGGGCCGGTGGCGACGGGCGAGACGCCAGGTCGCAGCACCGTAGAGCACCACCCAGAGCGCCGCCACGAGCAGCGCTGTGCCCGCGGCTATCGTCAGGATGCTCTCCCACATGAGAGCTTCAGCGCTCTCCCACCAGTCGGCGGCGCATCGCTGCTTCGCGCTCCAGCCGGGCCATGTCCCGTTCCCGGCGCGCGGCCATGACCGCGGCGAGGAGGTCCTGGGGGTGGGTGCCGGGTGGGGGTGGTGGTGCGACGTAGGCCGAGACGTCGGCCGCCAGCCGTGAGCCCAGGTCGTGACGCGTGCGGCTGTCGAGCGTCGCCGCCCGGCCGAGGTATTGCCGGATCGCCAGCGCGAGGCCCGTCGGCAGGGTGGCCAGATCCGCGTTCTGCGCCCACGCCTGCAGGTGGGGTGGCATCAGGGCCGCGGGCGCGAGTCGCAACCGCACGCGCTCTCGCACGACATAGGTGCCGGCTGCATGGTCACCGAGCCGCTTGCCCTTCGCTGACAGAAGCGCGGAGAAGAACGCCGGTGTGCCGGTGAAGGCATAGATCTCGACGAAGCCCACCAGTGCCCGGACGAAGGCGTGCTGGAACGACACGGGGCCGGCGTCGTCACGGACGGCTCGCAGGCCGCAGGCCCATTTGCCCAGCGAGCGGCCACGGGTGAGTGTCTCCACCGTCGTCGGTATGGCGATGAACACCGTGATCAGGGTCGCGACGGTGGCGACGTGGAACAGCGCCTCGCCGCTCTGCAGCGCGGCCACGCCGAGGACCACGAAGACGACGACCAGCAGCACCAGCGTCACCACGATGTCGATCAGGCCGCTGACGATCCGGGAGCCGAGGCTGGCGGGGGCAGGTCGAGCGCGACCGCCTCGCCCGTGACGTGGTCGTCGACGGTGAGGCTGGCGAAGGCAGGACCAGGGCTCGACATCGCTGCCAGCATAGGCTGGGGCCGTGGACCTCGACGCCTACGTGCTGGCTCATCAGGATGCCTGGCGTCGGCTCGAGGAGCTCACGTCACGACGCCGTCTCCGCGATGCCGACAACGACGAGCTCGTCGACCTCTACCAACGGGTCGCGACCCACCTCTCGGTCGTGCGGACCTCGGCCCCCGATGCCGCACTGATCGCCTACCTCTCCTCGATCCTGGCCCGGGCGCGGCTGCGCACGGTGGGGACGCGAGCGACGACGTGGAGCAGCGTCGGCACGTTCTTCACCGACCGGTTCCCGGCGGCGCTCTACCGTCTGCGCTGGTGGTGGATGGCGACGCTCGCGGCCAACGTCGTGGTGACGGCCGTGATGATGTGGTGGCTGCTGCAGAACCCGGCCGTCGAGCAGAGCATGCTCACACCCTCGGAGGTCGACCAGCTGGTCAGCGAGGACTTCGAGAACTACTACAGCGAGCACGCCGCCTCGCACTTCGCGGCCCAGGTGTGGATCAACAACGCATGGGTCGCAGCCCTGTGCCTCGCCCTGGGGGTGCTCGGTGCGCCGGTGATCTATCTGCTCTTCCAGAACATCGCCAACCTCGCCGTGATCGGCTCGATCATGATCCGGCACGACCACGGCGCCCACTTCTGGGGCTGATCAGTCCCCATGGGCTGCTGGAGCTGACGGCCGTCTTCGTCGCCGGGGGAGTCGGCCTGCGCCTGTTCTGGTCCTGGGTCTCGCCCGGCGACCTCACCCGGTCCCAGTCGATGGCGCGTGAGGGCCGGACGGCCGGAACGGTCGCCCTGGGGCTCGTCGTGGTGCTGTTCGTCAGTGGCGTCATCGAGGCCTTCGTGACCCCGTCGGGCCTGCCGACTCCGGCCAGGGTCGGGATCGGGGTGGTCGCCGAGCTCGCCTTCTTCGCCTACGTCTTCGTCGTCGGTCGCAACGCGGTGGCTCGCGGACACACCGGCGACATCGATGCAGCCCTGCTCGAGGACCGCGTCGCGACCCAGGCCTGAGCCGGCTCAGAGCAGGCCGCGGGCCTTCAGGGTCAGGTAGTGGTCGGCCAGGGCCGGCGGCAGGGCCTCCGCATCGGCATCCACCACGTCCACCCCGAGGGCCGTCAGGATCTCCCCGGCCCGCTGTCGCTGCTGGATCACGACCGCTGCGGCAGCCGCCCCATAGACCTCGCCCAGGGTGTCGCGCCTGTCCTCGAGCCGATGCAGTGCCGGGTCCGCGACGGAGGCGACGACGACGCGGTGGTGGCGCAGCAGGGCAGGCAGCACGGGCAGCAGGCCCTCGATCACCGATGCCGGCTCGAGGGGGTCAGGAGCACGACGAGCGCACGTTGGCGACCCAGGCTGTTGACCGCCCCGGCCAGGGCGCGCCAGTCCGCCTCCGCGATCACCGGCTCGAGGTCGGCCATCGCGTCCTGGAGGGTGGCGGCGACGTCGCGGGCACGTGCCGCACGCAACCGGGTGCGGACCTGTCGATCCCCGGCGAGGAAGTCCACCCGGTCGCCTGCCCGGGCGGCGAGCGCCGCGAGGAGCAGCGCCGCGTCCATGGCCGAGTCGAGTCGGGGCACGTCGCCGACCCGGGCTGCGGAGACGCGCGAGGTGTCCAGGACGAGCACGACCCGACGGTCGCGTTCGGGTTGCCAGGTGCGCACGACCACGTTGCGGTTGCGGGCAGTGGCGCGCCAGTCGATGGCGCGCACGTCGTCCCCGCGGACGTATTCGCGCAGCGAGTCGAACTCCGTGCCGGCACCACGGGTGCGCACGGCGGAGCGCCCATCGAGCTCGCGCAGGCGCGCCAGGCGCGAAGGCAGGTGCTTGCGCGACTCGAAGGCAGGCAGCGAGCGCAGCCTCCCGGGCACGTCGATGGTCGACTGCCGGGCCGCCAGCCCCAACGGGCCGGGGATCCGCACGGTCACCCCGACCGCCCGCAGGTCCCCTCGACGACGGGGACGCAGGGCAGTGATGAGCGGCAGCGTCTGGCCGGCGTCCAGCCGGACCGGGTGACGGTTGCCGGTGGCGCCCGCAGTCGGCTGCCAGGCGTCACGCACCGTCGCACGCACCAGCATCCTGCCCGGATTGCTGATCAGCAGGCACGACTGCGACTCGGCGCCCAGGCGCACCGGTGGCAGGTCCGCACGGCGGACGGTGAGGCGGTCGGGACGAGCGGCCAGCAGCCAGTCCGCGAGCACGACCACGCTGACGAGCAGCACCCACAGCCACACGGTGCTCATGGCTGGTCGCAGCACCACGGGCACCATGCCCAGGAGCAGCAGCAGGGGAGTGCGACCGGTGATGACCATGGCGAGGACGAGGCTCCGCCGGTCTCAGCGGGGGACCGGGACGGAGTTGAGGGACGACGTCAGCACGGCAGCCACGTCGACCCCCTCGAGCTCGGCCTCGGGACGCAGCGCCAGGCGATGGACGAGCGTCGCGTGCGCGAGTGCCTTGACGTCGTCGGGCGTGACGAAGTCGCGACCGGTCAGCCATGCCCAGGCTCGGGCTGCTCGCATCAGCGCAGTGGCGCCACGCGGGGAGACTCCCAGTGAGAGCGACGGGGACTCGCGGGTCGCCCGCGCGATGTCGACGATGTATCCGGCCACCTCGGGGGAGACCTGCACGGAGCGTACGGCGACCTGCCCCGCCTCGATGTCTGCTGGCCCGGCCACCGGCACCACCCCGGCTGCCAGCACGTCGCGGGGGTCGAAGCCCGCCGCGTGCCGCGCGAGGATCTCCAGCTCGTCTCCTCGTCCCGGGACGGGGAGGATGATCTTGAGCAGGAACCGGTCGAGCTGGGCCTCCGGGAGCGGGTAGGTGCCCTCGTACTCGACGGGGTTCTGTGTCGCGGCGACCAGGAACGGCCGTGGCAGGGGACGCGAGGTCCCGTCGACGGAGACCTGGCCCTCCTCCATCGCCTCGAGCAGGGCCGACTGTGTCTTGGGTGGGGTGCGGTTGATCTCGTCGGCCAGCAGGAGGTTGGTGAACAGGGGCCCCTCGCGGAAGGTCAGCTCACCGGCGCGCCCGTCGATGACCATGGAGCCGGTGATGTCGCCGGGCATCAGGTCGGGAGTGAACTGCACGCGCCGCGTCCCCACGTCCAACGCCGCCGACAAGGTCCGCACCAGCAGCGTCTTGGCGACGCCGGGCACACCCTCCATCAGGACGTGACCGCCGCACAGCAGCGCCACGAGGAGGCCGGAGACGGCCGCTTCCTGGCCGACGACAGCCTTGGCGACCTCGGCGCGGACCTCGCCGAGCCGCTCACGGGCGGCTCGGTGGTCGGTGGGCTCGTCAGTGGTGTGGCTCATGTGCGGCGTACCTCTCTGTCTAGCTCGGCCAGCTTCGTGGCCAGGCGGATGAGTTCGTCGTCGGCGCCCGGTGGGGCGGCGCCCTCGCCGATCAGGTCTTCGATCTCCGCGACCGGACGACCCACCCGCGCGGCGACGTCTCGCGCGAGGGCGCCGCCGTCGTCGGGCGGCAACCGCAGGTGGGAGGCAAGAGCGGTGCGCGTCGACCTGCGCAGGACCTTTGCGGCGTGGGCGCGTGCCGAGGCTGCGCGATAGAGGCGACCGCGCGCCTCGGTGCTCTCCAGTGACCGCACGGAGACGGGCAGCGGCTCGACGGCGAGCGGGCCGAGCCGCCGGCCTCGCCACCAGACCACCGCGAGCGTCGCGATCCCCGACACCCACAGCCCCGGGACGAGCCAGGCGGGCAGCAGGGTCCGCAGGCTCACACCGTCCGCCGCGACGAGATCCTCGACGCTGGGGACGTACCAGACCAGCCGCTCGCGCTGACCCAGCAGGCGCAGCGCGACAGCGGCGTTCTCGGCTCGCAGGACCTGATCGTTCTCGAGGATCCCGGGGGCGCCCAACAGGACGAGGTCTTCATCTGCGGAGGCCACGAGCCACCCGGAGCCCTCGGCGAAGCAGCCGACGCTCGTGGCATAGGAGGTGGCCACATCAGTCTGGATCGACAGCGGCGACAGGTCACCCAGGCCCGTGTCCGTGCACTCACCTGCTCGCTGCTCCGGCATCCGGTCGGTCGTGGACTCGACGTCGACGCCGAGGGCCTTGATCGTCCCCGGACCGGGCTGCGCGACGACGATGGTGCTCCTGGCCGCCGTCGACCTCAGCTCCTCGGCCGTGCTCTGACCGAGGCTGTCGGCGGAGGTCACCACGACCGTCGTCGACGCGTCGGGCCGGCTCTCGATGAGCGCGGCCGCCGACCGCACGACGTCGACGTCGACGCCCTCGGCTGCGAGCACGCGGGCCAGGGCGCGCGCTCCACGGGGGCCAGGGTTGTCCGGATCGAGGTCGGCGCCGGTCTGCGGACCGTTGCTCGCCAAGACAGCGACAGCCAGGGCGAGCACGGTGCCCACGCCGACGACGAGCAGCGCGCGATGGCGCTGGAGCCAGGTCCTCACCGGACGCCGGCCAGCTCGTCGTCGAGGGACATGACGAGGAGTGCCTGTTCGCGGGTGGCCTCGCGATCGCCATACAGCACCAGCTCGAAGAGGCGGGCGCTCTCCGACATGCGCTCCGTGCTGTGGGGGTATGTCGAGCGCAGCGCCTCGACCACTTCACGGGCCGTGGCGCCCGGGGTCTCGTCCAGCCTGCCCACCTCGACCTGACGCGTCGCCAGGGCTCGGAACGCGTCGACCAGGGCGTCCGAGCACCGAGCCTCGTCGAGCGCGACCTGTGCCCGCTCTCGCCACTCGCGAGCCGTGACGGACCTGTCGGGGACGACCTGCCGATCGCCGTTGATGCGGCGCGGCGCGGAACGCACGCGTGTTGCCAGCCAGATGAGGAGGACCACCAGGGCCAGGCCCACGACCATCGCTGCCAGGGCGGAGAGCGGAGGTGCACTCGACGCGGCGGTGAGGACGTCGACGAAGAGACGCCCCAGCCCGTCCAGCAGCCGCCGGAGCAGGTCGTCCTGGTGGTAGGCGGGGTCCAGGAGCTCGCCGCGCAGGAGGTTGCGACCTTCCTCCGGTGTCGGGTCGAGGGGAGGGTCCGGCGCCAGCAGCGTCGTCACGACTGGATGATCCCCGCCCGTTGCATCAGAACGACGTCGAAGGCCTCGGTCCGCATGCGCAGGTCGATGTACTGCAAGGTGGCGACCGCCGTCGTGAAGGGCGCGACGAAGGCTGCCGCGATCACCGACGCCAGCGCCTGGCCGATGATGAGCAGGAAGAGGCCGGCTTCGCCGGGGAGGCCGCCCAGCAGCACACCCTGGCTGAGGATGCTGATCGGCGCCGAGAGCATCGATCCGGCGATCTGGGCGATCACATAGGTGAGGAGCCCGATGCCCAGGGTGCGCCAGAACGCCGTGCTGCTGAGGGT comes from Nocardioides piscis and encodes:
- a CDS encoding DUF4350 domain-containing protein, producing MRTWLQRHRALLVVGVGTVLALAVAVLASNGPQTGADLDPDNPGPRGARALARVLAAEGVDVDVVRSAAALIESRPDASTTVVVTSADSLGQSTAEELRSTAARSTIVVAQPGPGTIKALGVDVESTTDRMPEQRAGECTDTGLGDLSPLSIQTDVATSYATSVGCFAEGSGWLVASADEDLVLLGAPGILENDQVLRAENAAVALRLLGQRERLVWYVPSVEDLVAADGVSLRTLLPAWLVPGLWVSGIATLAVVWWRGRRLGPLAVEPLPVSVRSLESTEARGRLYRAASARAHAAKVLRRSTRTALASHLRLPPDDGGALARDVAARVGRPVAEIEDLIGEGAAPPGADDELIRLATKLAELDREVRRT
- a CDS encoding DUF58 domain-containing protein → MVITGRTPLLLLLGMVPVVLRPAMSTVWLWVLLVSVVVLADWLLAARPDRLTVRRADLPPVRLGAESQSCLLISNPGRMLVRATVRDAWQPTAGATGNRHPVRLDAGQTLPLITALRPRRRGDLRAVGVTVRIPGPLGLAARQSTIDVPGRLRSLPAFESRKHLPSRLARLRELDGRSAVRTRGAGTEFDSLREYVRGDDVRAIDWRATARNRNVVVRTWQPERDRRVVLVLDTSRVSAARVGDVPRLDSAMDAALLLAALAARAGDRVDFLAGDRQVRTRLRAARARDVAATLQDAMADLEPVIAEADWRALAGAVNSLGRQRALVVLLTPSSRHR
- a CDS encoding AAA family ATPase gives rise to the protein MSHTTDEPTDHRAARERLGEVRAEVAKAVVGQEAAVSGLLVALLCGGHVLMEGVPGVAKTLLVRTLSAALDVGTRRVQFTPDLMPGDITGSMVIDGRAGELTFREGPLFTNLLLADEINRTPPKTQSALLEAMEEGQVSVDGTSRPLPRPFLVAATQNPVEYEGTYPLPEAQLDRFLLKIILPVPGRGDELEILARHAAGFDPRDVLAAGVVPVAGPADIEAGQVAVRSVQVSPEVAGYIVDIARATRESPSLSLGVSPRGATALMRAARAWAWLTGRDFVTPDDVKALAHATLVHRLALRPEAELEGVDVAAVLTSSLNSVPVPR
- a CDS encoding DUF4129 domain-containing protein yields the protein MTTLLAPDPPLDPTPEEGRNLLRGELLDPAYHQDDLLRRLLDGLGRLFVDVLTAASSAPPLSALAAMVVGLALVVLLIWLATRVRSAPRRINGDRQVVPDRSVTAREWRERAQVALDEARCSDALVDAFRALATRQVEVGRLDETPGATAREVVEALRSTYPHSTERMSESARLFELVLYGDREATREQALLVMSLDDELAGVR